The Patescibacteria group bacterium sequence CTATGCGTGAAATCATGGACGACCAAAAAATACTCCTCCTAAATCTATCAAAAGGACGAGTTGGAGAAGATAATTCGGCTCTTTTAGGAGCTATGATGATTACCAAAATACAATTGGCCGCTATGAGTAGAGTAGATACCCCCGAAGAAGAAAGAAAAGATTTTTATCTTTATGTTGATGAGTTCCAAAATTTTGCCACTGAATCTTTTGCCAATATATTATCAGAAGCTAGAAAATATCGCCTAAATCTAATCTTGGCTCATCAATACATAGAGCAGCTTGATGAAAAAGTAGCGGCCGCAGTTTTTGGCAACGTCGGCACATTAGTGGCCTTTAGAGTAGGTGCGGCTGACGCTGAATTTTTAGAAAAAGAATTTTTCCCTATCTTTACTCAGGAAGATTTGGTCAACTTATCCAAATTTGATATTTATATAAAATTAATGATTGATGGCGTGACTTCCGGCGCTTTTTCTGCCGGCACTTTAGCTCCAGCAAATTTGGAAGATCACGGTATTGATATAAAAGCAAAAGTAGTCAAAGTAACTAGAGAAAGATATGCAAAATCACGTGAATTAATTGAAGATAAAATTATTCGTTGGAGCGAAAACAAGGGAGAAGAAGTATTGGATGAAAAACCTGTAGAAAAGCCGGATTTTAAACCAATAAATAAAAAAACAAAGCCAATAAATAAAAAATTGGACAGATCGGGAAAGACCTATGATGCTATTTGTACTCTATGTGGAAAAGATACTAAGCTAAATTTTGATCCTGATCCATCTAAGCCTATATACTGTCGTGAATGTTTGGACTTATCAAGAAAAGGTTTGGTTCCCTCACCAGCTAGTATCAAAATAATATCTGATGATGAACCCGAAAAAGAATTTACTTCTTTGGCTGATGCCCTGGCGGGAGCAAAATCTAAGATAAAAAAACAAGAAAACAAGAAAGAAGAAAAAAAACCTGAAAAAAAGGATATAGCGCCAAAAGAGGAAAAACCTAAACAAGAAGAGCAAAAACAGCAAGCTAATAACCAAAGCCATGTAGTAGAACCTGGCCAAATAATAAAATTTTAATATGCCATACTACCTTAAAATAAAAAAACTAGACATTAAAACCGGCCAATCTAATATAGCTTTGCTCAATGTGGATGAGGCAATGCGCTACGGTATCAAAGCTGGTGATAAAATCAAAATAAGCTGGCAAAATAAATCTGTCATTGCTGAAGCAAATACCAGCCACAAAAGAGTTAAGCCTGGCTCAATAGGGCTTTACAAAGATATTTGGGACAAGGTTGATATACAAACTAACACCATAGCTCAAATTGATTTTCTACAACGCGCCAAATCTATTCAGGCTATTAAAAAAAGGCTTTTGGGCAAAAAACTTACTTATGATGATTTTTATCAAATATTTTCTGATATTTCCAATGGAATATTGACCAGAACTGAGACCACTTATTTTGTGGCTTCCAGTTTTATACGAGATTATGATGACCAGGAGCTTTATTATATGACCAAAGCTATGGCTGAGACAGGGGAAATGCTTAAATTTAATTCTAAAATTGTAGTTGATAAGCATTCGGTCGGCGGACTAGCGGGAAATAGAACTACTATGGTAGTAATTCCTATCATAGCCAGCCTTGGCTTAACCATTCCCAAAAATTCTTCCCGAGCTATCACATCACCAGCTGGTACGGCAGATACTATGGAAGTATTAGCGCCGGTTTCTTTTTCAGCGGCTGAGATAAAAAAAATTGTCCAAAAAACCAACGGTTGTTTAGTCTGGGGAGGCGGATTAAATTTGGCACCAGCCGATGACAAAATATTACAAGTATCCTATCCACTGTCTATGGAGCCCTACGATAAAATGCTGGTATCAATAATGGCTAAAAAAGTAGCTAGCGGTGTCACTCATCTGGTGATAGACATGCCTGTTGGTCCTACTACCAAAATACCAAATATGAAAATAGCCAAAGAGCTGGTTCGAAAATTTAAATACTTGGCTAAAAAATTTAATATAAAAATTAGAGTAATAATAATAGAAACCGAAGACCCAGTTGGTATGGGCGTAGGTCCGGCCTTAGAAGCTAGAGATGTACTTAGAGTCCTCCAACAAAAAGACAACTACCCAGCTGATTTGGCCAATAAGGCCATTCATTTGGCCGGAGAGCTCTTAGAATTAGCTGGCAAGGCCAAGAAGGGTAAAGGTGCTCAAATGGCCTGGAAAAGCCTAGAATCAGGCGCTGCTTGGCGCAAAATGCAAGAAATTATCAAAATTCAAGGTGGTAATCCAGAAGTTGACCCAAATGATATTGTCTTGGCTGCTCACAAAAAATATTATAATTCTCCAAAATCAGGCTGTATTACCTTTACTGACAATAAAGCTATCAATACCATTGCTCGTATTTTAGGTGCTCCAGCAGATAAGCTAGCCGGTATTTATCTAAACAAAGAATATGGCGATCACGTCAAAAAAGGAGAAAGACTATTTACTCTTTATGGACGCACCAAAGAAAGAATATCTCTAGCGGACAAAGCCTTAGAAAAATTATTGATCTTTAAAATAACCAAGAAAAAATGCTAGCTCAAAAAATAATCATTGCCTCTGGTCCAGTGATAGTAGAGGACAATAAAGTGCTCCTAAATAACCATGGTGATACTAACTTTTGGAAATTTTGCGGTGGCAAAGTAGAAAGCTTTGATAGCGACCTTATAGCCGCGGCCAAAAGAGAAGTGAAGGAAGAGATGGGAATTGATATTACCATACTGGATGAAAAACCATTTTTGTTTCACACAAAAAAAGATGGCCAAGACGTGATTTTGGTGCATTTTTTGGCCAAAAGAATTGAAGATATTTTCCCTAATAAAGAAATACGTGATTGGAAGTGGTTTGATCTGGATAATCTGCCGGATAATTTGGCTCCAAACATAATACCCACCTTAAAACATTTTAAATTTATATAAGAAAAAAGACCCTTGTGATTGCAAGGGTCTTTTTCAACTGATCACTGTTTGATCAGTAATAGAGGTGGTTTGGTATCACTATCAGCTAAAAACGCTGCCTGTCCCTCTCGGGCACCCTCTAAAGGCTGGTATTTAGCCCAATGAAGTCTGCAAGCATTTCTTCAAGCTTGGCCTGAAGATGAGGGTATCTAGGGTTGATAGAAACTACCACCCTAGGACACTCCACTTGGCAATCATAATCCAAATCATGCCAAGCTACTTGCCAGCCACGCTTGGCTAGAAATAAGACCAAGCCTTCGGCTGATATGTTGTTGAGAGTGATGGTCGCTTGAAAAGCAACTGGGTCAATACAAACTGTACCAGAGTAGTCCAAGTGAGCCATTATGACCTCCTTGTAAGGTTTTGTAGGGTACCAAGAGCTAAGTAATAGCATATATTTTCTATATTTTTTAGTCAAGACCGAGGCAAAGGATTGCCAAAAAACTAGGCCTTATGGTATAGTTTTTTTGTTTATGATCAAAAAAACAGACAAAATATTAGTAGCCTTATCTGGCGGGGTAGACTCAGCCGTTGTTTTATATCTTTTAAAAAAACAAGGTTATGATGTATCTGCCGCCTTTATGAAAAATTTTTCTGAAAAAGTAAATATCAAAGGTGATTGTCCGTGGAAAGAAGACAGACTAATGGCTTATAGAGTGGCCACTTACCTAAAAATCCCCATCCAAACTTTTGATTTTCAAAAACAATATCACGATAAAATAGTTGATTATATTTTTAAAACTTACCAAAAAGGCCAAACACCAAATCCCGATGTACTGTGCAATAATGAAATAAAATTTAAATTATTTTTAGAGCAGGCCAAAAAACTTGGCTTTGATAAAATTGCTACTGGTCATTACGCTCAAATAAAAGAAGATAAAAATGGCTATCATTTACTGCGAGGCAAAGACCCAAACAAAGACCAATCATATTTTTTGTCCGGTCTGACTCAAGAGCAACTGTCTCAGGCTATTTTCCCAATTGGTGATATTATAAAATCAGAAGTCAGACATATTGCCAAACGAGCCAAACTACCTAATGCTGAAAAAAAAGACAGCCAAGGTATTTGCTTTATTGGCAAAATTGATCTTAAGACTTTTTTGCAACAAAAAATAAAATCAAAGATAGGGGACATTGTAGACACCAAAGGAAATAAGCTAGGAACTCACCCTGGCGTTTGGTATTTTACCATTGGTCAGAGAAGGGGATTGGATCTAGCTGGGGGACCATGGTATGTAGCCAAAAAAAACATAAAAAATAACCAACTAATTGTGGCCAAAGGTGATGACGAAGAACTACTCACCAAAACTGTCCAGATATCTGCTATTCATTGGCTGGCTAAAGAATACAAACTACCATTAAAAACCAAGGCTCAAATCAGATACCGTCAAGCTGCCCAAAACGTCACTCTATACAAAGACAAAGTTATATTTAAAACTGGCCAAAAAGGCGTAGCTAGTGGCCAAATTTTGGCAGTCTACCAAGGCCGAGAATTAATTGCCAGTGCAAATATTATATAAAATATATGAAACAAACAATAATTTTAGGTTCGGATTCTAGTTTTGTATTAGACACTAACTTTCAAATCAATGGCCAAGATAAATCTCAAGTCAAATGGGCCTATATTACCACTGCCGGCAATGACGTGCCTGATGACAGTTATCTTGTCCGTACCAAAGCGGCCTTAGACAATAAAACTTGGGACTATCATGAGTATGATATTAGTGGCAAATCAGACAATGAAATATCGGAATTTTTAAAAGACAAAGACGCTATTTTTATGCAGGGTGGCAATACTTATTATTTATTAAAACAGATAAGACAATCAAATTTTAAAGAAGCGTTGAAAAAATTTTTGGCTGATGGCAAAGTATATGTTGGCACTAGTGCCGGTTCATACATAATGTGTCCTGATACTGATATGATGAATTGGAAAGACTCTAGTCGTTTCAACAAAAATGGCATTACAGATTTGACTGCTTTTGGTTTTGTACCGTTTCAAGTATTTTGTCACCTAAATAGACATCAGGAACAGGAAAAAGAAATAAAAAAATACGCCTCTTTGTCTCCATATAAGGTATATTTTTTAAATGATGGCGAGGGCTTATTGGTAGAGGATAGTCAAGTAATAAAATTAATCAAATAAACTTTTTCAATTTATTTTTATAATTTTATATTTTATAGTTTGATCTTCCCTTTTTAGCTCTACTATATCGCCAATTTTTTTACCCAAAAGCTCCTGACCAAGAGGGGAGACGTGTGATATCACTCCTTTAGCTGGATCACTTTCTAGGGAACCGAGTATTTGAAAGTTTTTGGTCTGAGTATTTACTTCTACAGTGACTACAGAACCAATTTGGACAAC is a genomic window containing:
- a CDS encoding AMP phosphorylase, producing the protein MPYYLKIKKLDIKTGQSNIALLNVDEAMRYGIKAGDKIKISWQNKSVIAEANTSHKRVKPGSIGLYKDIWDKVDIQTNTIAQIDFLQRAKSIQAIKKRLLGKKLTYDDFYQIFSDISNGILTRTETTYFVASSFIRDYDDQELYYMTKAMAETGEMLKFNSKIVVDKHSVGGLAGNRTTMVVIPIIASLGLTIPKNSSRAITSPAGTADTMEVLAPVSFSAAEIKKIVQKTNGCLVWGGGLNLAPADDKILQVSYPLSMEPYDKMLVSIMAKKVASGVTHLVIDMPVGPTTKIPNMKIAKELVRKFKYLAKKFNIKIRVIIIETEDPVGMGVGPALEARDVLRVLQQKDNYPADLANKAIHLAGELLELAGKAKKGKGAQMAWKSLESGAAWRKMQEIIKIQGGNPEVDPNDIVLAAHKKYYNSPKSGCITFTDNKAINTIARILGAPADKLAGIYLNKEYGDHVKKGERLFTLYGRTKERISLADKALEKLLIFKITKKKC
- the mnmA gene encoding tRNA 2-thiouridine(34) synthase MnmA, which translates into the protein MIKKTDKILVALSGGVDSAVVLYLLKKQGYDVSAAFMKNFSEKVNIKGDCPWKEDRLMAYRVATYLKIPIQTFDFQKQYHDKIVDYIFKTYQKGQTPNPDVLCNNEIKFKLFLEQAKKLGFDKIATGHYAQIKEDKNGYHLLRGKDPNKDQSYFLSGLTQEQLSQAIFPIGDIIKSEVRHIAKRAKLPNAEKKDSQGICFIGKIDLKTFLQQKIKSKIGDIVDTKGNKLGTHPGVWYFTIGQRRGLDLAGGPWYVAKKNIKNNQLIVAKGDDEELLTKTVQISAIHWLAKEYKLPLKTKAQIRYRQAAQNVTLYKDKVIFKTGQKGVASGQILAVYQGRELIASANII
- a CDS encoding peptidase E: MKQTIILGSDSSFVLDTNFQINGQDKSQVKWAYITTAGNDVPDDSYLVRTKAALDNKTWDYHEYDISGKSDNEISEFLKDKDAIFMQGGNTYYLLKQIRQSNFKEALKKFLADGKVYVGTSAGSYIMCPDTDMMNWKDSSRFNKNGITDLTAFGFVPFQVFCHLNRHQEQEKEIKKYASLSPYKVYFLNDGEGLLVEDSQVIKLIK
- a CDS encoding NUDIX hydrolase, coding for MLAQKIIIASGPVIVEDNKVLLNNHGDTNFWKFCGGKVESFDSDLIAAAKREVKEEMGIDITILDEKPFLFHTKKDGQDVILVHFLAKRIEDIFPNKEIRDWKWFDLDNLPDNLAPNIIPTLKHFKFI
- a CDS encoding type IV secretion system DNA-binding domain-containing protein produces the protein MPTEKVTIFAQTNYRNSNVKFGIKNDDRRRHMYFIGKTGMGKSTVLENMIIQDIQSGKGVCVVDPHGDLVEKVINFVPPHRINDVIYFNPSDLDFPIGFNVLESVDPSQRHLVVSGLIGVFQKIWADSWGPRLEYVLHHAISALLEYPGSTLLGIMRILTDKAFRKRVVEKITDPVVKAFWVEEYSKYPDRFQAEAIAPIQNKVGRFLSSSLIRNILGQVRSSFTMREIMDDQKILLLNLSKGRVGEDNSALLGAMMITKIQLAAMSRVDTPEEERKDFYLYVDEFQNFATESFANILSEARKYRLNLILAHQYIEQLDEKVAAAVFGNVGTLVAFRVGAADAEFLEKEFFPIFTQEDLVNLSKFDIYIKLMIDGVTSGAFSAGTLAPANLEDHGIDIKAKVVKVTRERYAKSRELIEDKIIRWSENKGEEVLDEKPVEKPDFKPINKKTKPINKKLDRSGKTYDAICTLCGKDTKLNFDPDPSKPIYCRECLDLSRKGLVPSPASIKIISDDEPEKEFTSLADALAGAKSKIKKQENKKEEKKPEKKDIAPKEEKPKQEEQKQQANNQSHVVEPGQIIKF